From a region of the Primulina eburnea isolate SZY01 chromosome 7, ASM2296580v1, whole genome shotgun sequence genome:
- the LOC140837282 gene encoding phosphoglucomutase, cytoplasmic yields the protein MVVFEVVRVETTPFDGQKPGTSGLRKKVKVFKQPRYLQNFVQATFNALGANKVRGATLVVSGDGRYFSKDAIQIIIKMAAANGARRIWVGQNGLLSTPAVSCVVRERVGHDGSKATGAFILTASHNPGGPLEDFGIKYNMENGGPAPEGITDEIYKNTTTIKEYFIAEGLPDVDISTVGLTSFAGPEGQFDVDVFDSADEYVKLMKFIFDFQSIQKLLSSPKFTFCYDALNGVAGAYATCIFVEELGADESSLLNCVPKEDFGGGHPDPNLTYAKELVARMGLSKTNSEQDPPEFGAAADGDADRNMILGKRFFVTPSDSVAIIAANAVEAIPYFSGGLKGVARSMPTSAALDVVATSLNLKFFEVPTGWKFFGNLMDAGMCSICGEESFGTGSDHIREKDGIWAVLAWLSILAYKNKGNIGGDKLVTVEDIVTQHWATYGRHYYTRYDYENVDAGGAKELMAHLVKLQSSLGEVNDIIMKGIRSDVSKVIDADEFEYKDPVDGSVAKHQGIRYLFEDGSRLVFRLSGTGSEGATIRLYIEQYEKDPSKTGRDSQQALAPLVEVALKLSKMQEFTGRSAPTVIT from the exons ATGGTGGTGTTCGAAGTTGTCCGCGTCGAAACTACGCCTTTTGATGGCCAGAAACCCGGGACATCTGGTCTTAGGAAGAAG GTTAAGGTGTTCAAGCAACCACGATACTTGCAAAACTTTGTTCAGGCCACGTTTAATGCCCTTGGGGCTAATAAAGTCAGAG GTGCTACACTTGTTGTATCAGGCGATGGTCGCTACTTCTCAAAGGATGCTATTCAG ATCATTATAAAAATGGCTGCTGCTAATGGAGCAAGGCGTATCTGGGTTGGGCAAAACGGATTGCTGTCCACTCCTGCCGTATCTTGTGTTGTACGTGAAAGAGTTGGCCATGAT GGATCCAAGGCAACTGGGGCATTTATACTGACAGCAAGCCATAACCCAGGTGGGCCCCTTGAG GATTTTGGAATCAAATACAACATGGAAAACGGTGGACCTGCGCCGGAAGGAATTACTGACGAGATCTACAAGAACACTACTACAATAAAGGAATATTTCATCGCCGAAGGGCTGCCGGAT GTGGATATCTCTACGGTAGGATTGACTAGCTTTGCTGGTCCGGAGGGGCAGTTTGACGTTGATGTTTTTGATTCAGCTGACGAATATGTCAAATTGATGAA GTTCATTTTTGACTTCCAGTCCATCCAGAAGTTACTGTCATCTCCAAAATTCACTTTCTG TTATGATGCTCTTAATGGAGTTGCCGGGGCTTATGCTACATGTATATTTGTGGAAGAGCTTGGTGCAGATGAAAGCTCTCTACTGAATTGTGTACCCAAG GAAGACTTTGGTGGAGGTCATCCTGATCCCAATCTAACCTATGCAAAAGAATTAGTCGCACGTATGGGCCTCAGCAAGACAAACAGTGAGCAGGATCCACCAGAATTTGGCGCTGCTGCTGATGGAGATGCAGACCGCAATATGATTCTTGGCAAAAG GTTTTTTGTGACTCCGTCTGATTCTGTCGCTATCATTGCTGCTAATGCAGTAGAAGCCATTCCTTACTTTTCTGGTGGTCTAAAAGGAGTTGCAAG GAGCATGCCCACATCAGCTGCTCTTGACGTTGTTGCGACAAGCCTGAATCTGAAATTTTTTGAG GTACCCACTGGCTGGAAATTCTTTGGCAACCTGATGGATGCTGGAATGTGTTCTATTTGTGGTGAAGAAAGCTTTGGAACCG GTTCGGACCACATACGAGAAAAAGATGGAATCTGGGCTGTATTGGCCTGGCTATCTATTCTTGCCTATAAGAACAAGGGTAATATCGGGGGAGACAAGCTCGTGACCGTTGAAGACATTGTTACCCAACATTGGGCTACATATGGGCGTCATTATTATACTCGTTATGACTATGAG AACGTTGATGCTGGTGGTGCGAAGGAACTTATGGCTCATCTGGTCAAGTTGCAATCCTCCCTTGGTGAAGTTAACGA tattattATGAAAGGAATACGCTCCGACGTCTCTAAAGTCATTGATGCTGATGAATTCGAGTACAAAGATCCTGTTGATGGTTCTGTTGCAAAGCATCAGGGCATCCGATATTTGTTTGAAGATGGTTCCCGACTG GTTTTCCGTCTTTCTGGAACGGGTTCTGAGGGAGCGACCATCCGCCTTTACATCGAGCAATACGAGAAGGATCCATCAAAGACCGGGAGGGATTCCCAACAAGCGCTTGCTCCACTG GTTGAGGTTGCTCTAAAGCTCTCTAAGATGCAAGAATTTACAGGTCGATCTGCCCCTACAGTTATCACATAG